Proteins co-encoded in one Waddlia chondrophila WSU 86-1044 genomic window:
- a CDS encoding RHS repeat-associated core domain-containing protein has translation MQRFYFLLLLFLSTLYASDNEIPGRLSADQQPQAIVAGCVNTVSGSFFFSETDLPAAGLGTLQLVRSYDSGNGGKGFFGKGMSHTFPTNLWIREKKDQIKAALSTSESSEIPYEGKAGGTFSMPLDFRKESGYTGSINPLNRLEPHLGHIHISGGQGKWRARLSNGALRHFIHKKDRDNRLTLEELPNGQTFHYLYPSDSMSVFQKDADGSRLSSLFILNGDTKYASLDKQKYCTYHFDSRKRLKAVEAGHLPTQGYEYNSAGKLCKLWKGGSEQLKIEYFKTDKHHKGKVKNIQRPKRYGGHEKLYTFSYKKDQTIVTCPLGNAQIFNYHNRRITQFEDCAANRCWKYRYTPLADIRSLALFETSTNTCLHYISYTYDKNGNPLSKKTYGQITGNQDSAVAFPNQDQPHQETAFEYSEENRLTKEIKPNGTEIHYTYHPGTSLVQSKQIISQGVCQLREFYTYNSAGFTTEIIEDDGSGSEADDLTNATYRLKTVNTYEKLLPLSTSKLYQDPQTKEWILLSRKENHYDHLNRPIEQRTYDAGGSHAYSTHTEYDAHNNITSQINPLGELTLYTYDHLDRKTSEEHFGTGKITRFHYNRYNQLIKETEEHADGETLITTHTYDLAGNRKRTTDPYGNKTIFIYDQSSRLISTIDPSGNQETTTYDIFNHPIIATDKNGHQTHRSYNIFGQVLTTAHPDGTFTCNQYRLDSTLHIKTEADGSYTEYTYDYLDRVIKEEIFSPEGKSLAVSTKHYKGKNLIFEIDARGIKTTYTHDPAGRKTSMQRGSRLEEYSYDSLGRLYCTKTQDRIEIKEFDNLDRVIEERVEDRQKLLRKKTLAYDRFGNICLERQYTSLTEYSEIRTLYNSHNLIASTIDPQGNETTYHYLFDDQFTKIRIDPLGQEQWETFDWSGNCIRKEIRFFGNVYAGQRNHYDPVGNLIKQIHDIYIDTEKTGEYVIEWQYNEVGQVVKETEQNLKTTETYYFLGKKTCEIKPGGASLCYAYDHFGRVSELFSSDSTIHYQYRYDPVGNLTSSEDLVNQTLLEREYDENNNITKERLPNGYESRFDYDSQNRLTKIILPDLSEVHYIWNAADLIAVKRGDQEHRYTLDLAGNIIQETGFHGEVVDYTYDPNQRITSIVSKNFKQHLAFDAVGNLVEDNEEAYTYDFLYQLTSDQNTHYKYDSLNNRLEKDSLSYSHTPLQQVAFDGESEYAYDGDGNRIVKGNTCYQYDALNRLIEADGIRYSYDSFGRLMSRSNECFFYYKNYDLGNPDALRLIGRSTIGIETSQGLFSALCDYRGSVCVILDEALNKRAEYRYSAFGETEATGDFHSPWQFYSQRADAETGFLHFYKRVYDPAIGQWLTPDPLGFADGPNLYAYVHSNPLRFCDPYGLSMKEFFKGFAASAAQVGAACVVKWAIVGAVTFACPPAGAAVSSAMTAYSVGMTAYSVGKCAYDNYDTLQEIGDAALAGDLGQIAAWGVDAVCSMSYEQLGSLAFDAVSIAAPMARVKGAKAVADAKAASVAASAEKVAKVAPVVGTTKNFLPTKLDLDALSKAGQEWDRGGLTRAGRALDKHGNRSGSVFPRAFGNPEFKNVQGQFHLDDILTDPLTIYTHNKFSGFNFYAPDGRGACFNPDGSFRGFLQP, from the coding sequence ATGCAAAGATTCTATTTTTTACTCCTCCTCTTCCTTTCCACCCTCTACGCATCTGATAACGAGATCCCTGGGCGCCTATCAGCCGACCAGCAGCCGCAGGCAATCGTTGCCGGCTGCGTCAACACTGTTTCCGGCAGCTTTTTCTTTTCCGAAACCGACCTTCCAGCAGCAGGCCTTGGCACCCTTCAGCTCGTGCGCAGCTATGACAGCGGCAATGGCGGCAAAGGCTTTTTCGGCAAAGGAATGTCCCACACCTTTCCCACCAACCTCTGGATCAGGGAAAAAAAAGATCAAATCAAAGCCGCTCTTTCAACAAGCGAATCCTCAGAGATTCCCTATGAAGGAAAAGCAGGCGGCACCTTCTCTATGCCTCTCGATTTTAGGAAAGAATCCGGCTACACCGGCTCGATCAATCCCTTAAACCGCTTAGAGCCGCACCTAGGGCACATCCACATCAGCGGAGGCCAAGGCAAATGGAGAGCCCGGCTCTCCAACGGAGCCTTAAGACACTTTATACATAAAAAAGATCGCGACAACCGCCTCACGCTAGAAGAGCTCCCTAACGGACAAACCTTTCACTATCTCTATCCCTCTGATTCCATGTCCGTTTTTCAAAAAGATGCCGACGGCAGCCGCTTGTCCTCTTTATTCATCCTAAACGGAGACACGAAATACGCCAGCCTCGATAAACAAAAATACTGCACCTACCACTTCGATTCCAGAAAACGCCTAAAGGCAGTCGAAGCCGGCCACCTTCCCACTCAAGGCTACGAATACAACAGCGCCGGCAAACTCTGCAAACTTTGGAAAGGGGGATCCGAGCAGCTAAAAATCGAGTACTTCAAAACAGACAAGCACCACAAAGGGAAAGTCAAAAACATCCAGCGTCCCAAAAGGTATGGCGGCCATGAAAAACTCTACACCTTTTCCTATAAAAAAGATCAAACCATCGTCACCTGTCCCCTTGGAAATGCGCAGATTTTCAACTACCACAACCGCAGAATCACCCAATTTGAAGACTGCGCAGCCAACAGATGCTGGAAATACCGCTACACCCCCCTTGCCGACATCCGAAGCCTTGCACTATTTGAAACCTCCACAAACACCTGCCTCCACTACATCAGCTACACCTACGATAAAAACGGCAACCCCTTAAGCAAAAAAACATACGGACAGATCACAGGCAATCAGGACAGCGCCGTCGCATTTCCCAACCAGGATCAGCCCCATCAAGAAACCGCATTCGAGTACTCGGAAGAGAACCGCTTAACCAAAGAGATCAAGCCAAACGGCACAGAAATCCACTACACCTACCATCCCGGCACCTCGCTTGTCCAATCCAAACAAATCATCAGCCAAGGCGTCTGCCAGCTCAGAGAGTTTTACACCTATAACAGCGCAGGATTTACAACAGAGATCATCGAAGACGACGGCAGCGGATCAGAGGCTGACGACCTTACGAACGCCACCTATCGCCTCAAAACCGTCAACACCTACGAAAAACTCCTGCCCCTCTCCACCTCTAAGCTTTACCAGGACCCCCAAACAAAAGAGTGGATCCTTCTTTCCCGCAAAGAAAACCACTACGACCACCTCAACCGGCCCATCGAACAAAGAACCTACGACGCCGGGGGAAGCCATGCCTACTCCACCCATACAGAATACGACGCCCACAACAACATCACCTCCCAGATCAACCCCTTAGGCGAACTCACCCTCTATACCTACGACCACCTCGACAGAAAAACCTCCGAAGAGCACTTCGGCACAGGAAAAATCACCCGTTTCCACTACAACAGATACAACCAGCTCATCAAAGAAACAGAAGAACATGCAGATGGCGAAACCCTTATCACCACCCATACCTATGATTTAGCCGGCAACCGCAAAAGAACAACCGACCCTTACGGCAACAAAACCATCTTTATCTATGACCAAAGCAGTCGCCTGATCTCCACCATCGACCCCTCAGGCAATCAAGAGACAACCACCTACGACATCTTCAATCATCCCATCATCGCCACAGATAAAAACGGCCATCAGACCCATAGAAGCTATAACATCTTCGGCCAGGTGCTCACCACCGCCCACCCCGACGGCACCTTTACCTGCAACCAGTACCGCCTCGATAGCACCCTCCATATCAAAACAGAAGCAGACGGATCCTATACCGAATACACCTACGACTATTTAGACCGCGTCATCAAAGAAGAGATCTTCAGCCCCGAGGGGAAAAGCCTTGCCGTTTCCACCAAGCATTATAAAGGAAAAAACCTCATTTTCGAAATCGATGCCCGAGGCATCAAAACCACATACACCCATGACCCCGCCGGCCGAAAAACCTCCATGCAAAGAGGCAGCCGCCTCGAAGAATACAGCTACGATTCCTTAGGCAGACTCTATTGCACCAAAACCCAAGACCGCATCGAGATCAAAGAGTTTGACAATTTAGACCGCGTCATCGAAGAAAGAGTCGAAGACCGTCAAAAGCTCCTGCGCAAGAAAACCCTTGCCTATGACCGCTTTGGCAACATCTGCCTGGAGCGTCAATACACCTCTTTAACAGAGTATTCAGAAATCCGCACCCTTTATAACTCCCATAACCTCATCGCATCCACTATCGATCCCCAAGGAAACGAAACCACCTATCACTACCTCTTTGATGACCAATTCACAAAAATACGGATCGACCCCTTAGGGCAAGAGCAGTGGGAGACATTCGACTGGAGCGGCAACTGCATCCGCAAAGAGATCCGCTTCTTTGGCAACGTATACGCCGGCCAGCGCAACCACTACGACCCCGTCGGCAACCTCATCAAGCAGATCCACGACATTTACATCGATACCGAGAAAACCGGCGAATACGTCATCGAGTGGCAATACAATGAAGTCGGACAGGTCGTCAAAGAAACCGAACAGAACCTAAAAACCACCGAGACCTACTATTTCCTTGGGAAAAAAACATGCGAAATCAAACCCGGAGGCGCCTCTCTTTGCTACGCCTACGATCATTTTGGCAGAGTGTCCGAGCTCTTTTCCTCCGACAGCACCATCCATTATCAATACCGCTACGACCCCGTCGGCAACCTCACTTCCTCAGAAGACCTCGTCAACCAAACCCTGCTTGAAAGAGAGTATGACGAGAACAACAACATCACCAAAGAGCGCCTGCCCAACGGGTATGAAAGCCGCTTTGACTACGACAGCCAAAACAGGCTCACTAAAATCATCCTTCCCGATCTCTCCGAAGTGCACTACATCTGGAATGCTGCCGATTTAATCGCCGTTAAGCGAGGAGATCAAGAGCATCGCTATACACTCGACTTAGCCGGCAACATCATCCAAGAAACCGGTTTTCACGGAGAGGTCGTTGACTACACCTACGATCCTAACCAGCGGATCACCTCCATTGTCTCAAAAAACTTTAAGCAGCACCTCGCCTTTGACGCCGTCGGCAATCTTGTCGAAGACAACGAGGAAGCGTATACCTACGATTTCCTCTATCAGCTCACCTCCGATCAAAACACCCATTACAAGTACGATTCGCTGAACAACCGCCTAGAGAAAGACAGCCTCTCCTATTCGCACACCCCCCTGCAGCAGGTGGCCTTCGACGGGGAGTCTGAGTATGCCTACGATGGCGACGGCAACCGAATCGTCAAAGGGAACACTTGCTATCAGTATGACGCTTTAAACCGTCTGATTGAAGCAGACGGCATCCGCTACAGCTACGACTCCTTCGGCCGTTTAATGAGCCGTAGCAACGAGTGCTTTTTTTACTACAAGAACTACGACCTCGGAAATCCCGATGCCTTAAGGTTGATCGGCAGGTCGACAATCGGGATCGAGACCTCTCAAGGACTTTTTTCCGCCCTTTGCGATTATCGGGGAAGTGTGTGCGTCATTTTGGATGAGGCGTTGAACAAAAGGGCAGAGTATCGCTACTCAGCTTTTGGCGAAACCGAAGCAACAGGAGATTTTCACTCTCCCTGGCAGTTTTATTCGCAGCGTGCAGATGCGGAGACAGGGTTTTTGCATTTTTACAAAAGAGTTTACGACCCTGCCATCGGTCAATGGCTGACTCCCGATCCTCTAGGCTTTGCAGACGGCCCCAATCTCTATGCCTATGTGCACAGCAACCCCTTAAGGTTTTGCGATCCGTACGGTTTGTCGATGAAGGAATTTTTCAAGGGGTTTGCAGCATCGGCAGCTCAAGTAGGGGCGGCGTGTGTGGTTAAGTGGGCAATTGTCGGGGCTGTAACATTTGCTTGTCCTCCGGCAGGAGCTGCCGTGTCGTCTGCAATGACGGCGTACTCAGTGGGGATGACGGCATACAGCGTAGGGAAATGTGCGTATGACAACTACGATACGTTGCAGGAGATAGGAGACGCTGCACTCGCGGGCGATCTAGGACAGATTGCAGCATGGGGGGTCGATGCGGTTTGCAGCATGTCTTACGAGCAGCTGGGAAGCTTGGCTTTTGATGCCGTGTCGATAGCAGCTCCTATGGCTCGGGTGAAAGGTGCGAAGGCTGTGGCAGATGCCAAGGCTGCATCTGTAGCAGCGAGTGCTGAAAAGGTGGCGAAAGTTGCGCCGGTTGTTGGTACTACAAAAAATTTTTTGCCCACTAAGTTGGATTTAGATGCATTGTCAAAAGCAGGGCAAGAATGGGATAGAGGAGGATTGACACGAGCTGGAAGG
- a CDS encoding 2-succinyl-5-enolpyruvyl-6-hydroxy-3-cyclohexene-1-carboxylate synthase, producing MTTLSNFFQSVSKPLVIVSTIPMKDQEVIADFLVRLNAPVYLEGVSGLRENPRLQHLRITYLKDICVDAVFRIGGVPTHRIWRDLEEKKGQLRLLSFSHLPWPGVSWGEVIEGDYQQLAEELFHYEKAWHVEDTQLKEISGKLFRQYPKSEPALIGRISSLIPEKSLVYLGNSLPIREWDLAATNENRKYEIYASRGMNGIDGQISTFLGMTQPYRSNWCILGDLTALYDLAAPWILEQLEPREITIVVINNGGGMIFSRMSERECLQNKHTIDFEYFAKFWKMNYFNEEGLSLKPEGVRLIEAVPCAKQTNQFWNAYDKLLLNNYF from the coding sequence ATGACAACACTCTCTAACTTTTTTCAATCTGTGTCAAAACCTCTAGTCATCGTCAGCACAATTCCGATGAAAGATCAAGAAGTGATTGCTGATTTTCTCGTTCGACTCAATGCGCCGGTTTATCTCGAAGGGGTATCCGGCCTTAGAGAAAATCCCCGCTTGCAACACTTGCGAATCACCTATCTTAAGGACATCTGCGTAGATGCTGTTTTTCGCATCGGAGGAGTGCCCACACATCGTATCTGGAGAGATCTGGAGGAAAAAAAAGGTCAGCTGCGCTTACTTTCCTTCAGCCATCTGCCATGGCCTGGTGTCAGCTGGGGAGAAGTGATCGAAGGTGATTATCAACAGCTTGCTGAAGAACTTTTTCATTACGAAAAAGCCTGGCATGTAGAGGATACGCAGCTTAAAGAGATCTCTGGCAAACTTTTTCGGCAATACCCAAAATCTGAACCTGCTTTAATAGGGAGAATTTCATCGCTTATTCCCGAAAAAAGCCTCGTCTATCTTGGAAACAGCTTGCCCATTCGCGAATGGGATCTGGCAGCGACAAATGAAAACAGGAAATACGAAATCTATGCTTCCAGAGGAATGAACGGCATCGATGGCCAGATCTCTACCTTTTTAGGAATGACACAGCCTTATCGCTCAAATTGGTGCATTCTTGGCGATTTGACTGCCCTTTACGATCTGGCAGCTCCCTGGATATTGGAGCAGCTGGAACCTCGAGAGATCACAATTGTTGTGATCAATAATGGAGGAGGAATGATTTTTTCCAGAATGTCCGAAAGAGAATGTTTGCAAAATAAACATACCATTGATTTTGAATATTTTGCGAAATTTTGGAAAATGAATTATTTCAACGAAGAAGGGCTTAGTTTAAAACCGGAAGGCGTTCGATTAATTGAGGCCGTACCGTGTGCGAAACAGACCAATCAGTTTTGGAACGCTTACGACAAATTACTTTTAAATAATTATTTTTAA
- a CDS encoding DUF2937 family protein, which translates to MRNWLFGLIDRFLVVAGALIFSQAPQFFSQYMHRLAGHVEELKIHIKTIQQAALKSGKELPEYLMKFSLHQDPDVSMQGQMMQGMLNRYADLNQSLSALLDSTPLTRPFVFLQHFNFEIAKATAANFQPGVLLTVEGAAYAVLGMGIGYIVFRFIHAVVFFFFKKIYS; encoded by the coding sequence ATGAGAAATTGGCTTTTTGGATTAATTGATCGTTTTTTAGTTGTTGCCGGAGCGCTGATTTTTTCGCAGGCACCTCAATTTTTTTCCCAATACATGCATCGATTGGCGGGGCATGTGGAAGAGTTGAAAATTCATATTAAAACAATTCAACAAGCAGCTTTGAAAAGTGGAAAAGAGCTTCCTGAATACCTAATGAAATTTTCCTTGCATCAAGATCCTGATGTCAGCATGCAGGGCCAAATGATGCAAGGAATGCTGAACCGCTATGCGGACTTGAACCAATCATTATCCGCTTTGCTGGATTCCACTCCATTGACCCGCCCTTTCGTTTTCCTTCAGCATTTTAATTTCGAAATTGCAAAAGCTACAGCTGCCAACTTTCAACCGGGCGTTTTACTCACTGTTGAAGGAGCTGCTTATGCAGTCTTAGGAATGGGGATAGGATACATTGTTTTCCGCTTTATTCATGCCGTTGTTTTCTTTTTTTTCAAAAAAATCTATTCTTGA
- the menB gene encoding 1,4-dihydroxy-2-naphthoyl-CoA synthase produces the protein MTAVAAQSWQEIKTYEDIIFQKTEDGIAKITINRPKLHNAFRPETVLEMQDAFHYCRNDDSIGCVILTGQGEMAFCSGGDQRVRGDEGYVGGDGVPRLNVLDLQKQIRQLPKPVVAMVAGYAIGGGHVLHLVCDLTISADNAIYGQVGPKVGSFDGGLGSSYLARIVGQKKAREIWFLCRQYNAREALEMGLVNTVVPLAQLEEETLRWCREMMEHSPLALRCLKTAMNADCDGQIGLLDLAGNATLLYYMSEEAQEGRQAFLEKRKPDFKQFKRLP, from the coding sequence ATGACAGCGGTAGCTGCCCAGAGCTGGCAAGAAATTAAGACCTACGAAGATATCATTTTTCAAAAAACAGAAGATGGAATTGCTAAAATTACCATCAACCGTCCGAAGCTGCACAATGCGTTCCGCCCCGAAACGGTATTAGAAATGCAGGATGCTTTTCACTATTGCCGCAACGATGATTCAATCGGCTGCGTCATCTTAACCGGGCAAGGAGAAATGGCTTTCTGTTCCGGTGGTGATCAACGTGTACGCGGGGATGAAGGCTACGTTGGCGGAGATGGCGTTCCTCGCTTAAATGTCCTCGATTTGCAAAAACAGATCAGGCAGCTTCCGAAGCCTGTCGTCGCCATGGTCGCAGGTTACGCAATCGGCGGCGGCCATGTGCTTCATCTAGTGTGCGACCTTACAATCTCTGCAGACAATGCTATTTATGGACAGGTAGGGCCTAAAGTGGGTTCATTCGACGGGGGATTAGGAAGCAGCTATCTGGCACGTATCGTCGGTCAGAAAAAGGCGCGTGAAATCTGGTTTTTATGCCGCCAATACAACGCTCGGGAAGCATTAGAGATGGGGCTGGTGAACACTGTCGTTCCTCTAGCACAGCTTGAGGAGGAAACACTCCGTTGGTGCCGGGAAATGATGGAACATTCTCCTCTAGCTCTCCGCTGCCTTAAAACAGCAATGAATGCTGATTGCGACGGGCAGATCGGTCTATTAGATCTCGCCGGCAATGCAACACTTCTCTATTACATGAGCGAAGAAGCGCAAGAAGGCAGACAAGCATTTTTGGAAAAGAGGAAGCCAGACTTTAAACAGTTTAAGAGGCTGCCTTGA
- the menA gene encoding 1,4-dihydroxy-2-naphthoate octaprenyltransferase, giving the protein MKSWLLASRPKTLTAAFVPIFLATMLAINNGVNVHWELSFYALLAAIFIQLGTNLVNDALDFKKGADTEKRLGPVRVTQSGLISYEKVLAGGMMCFALALLFGIPLIFAGGIPLTVILLFSVLCGYLYTGGPYPLAYTGLGDLFVLIFFGFVATCSVYYLQAGVVTVQSLVAGAQAGLLATVLIAVNNMRDIEGDAKAKKCTLPVRFGLTFARWQVTALLITAFGLNLFWFLKGELWTALLPFAAAPIAISLIKGIWSQTPGVIYNRFLEMAALVHMLVGTSIGIGLAIS; this is encoded by the coding sequence ATGAAATCCTGGCTGCTGGCTTCAAGACCCAAAACGTTGACGGCAGCTTTTGTTCCGATCTTTTTAGCAACCATGCTTGCAATCAATAACGGTGTCAACGTGCATTGGGAGCTTTCCTTCTATGCGCTTTTAGCTGCGATTTTTATCCAGCTCGGAACAAATTTGGTGAATGACGCTCTCGATTTTAAAAAAGGAGCCGATACAGAAAAAAGATTGGGGCCCGTGAGAGTCACCCAGTCAGGACTGATCAGTTATGAGAAAGTGCTGGCCGGAGGTATGATGTGCTTTGCTCTAGCGTTGTTATTCGGGATTCCTTTGATTTTTGCCGGAGGGATTCCATTAACGGTAATCTTACTGTTCTCTGTTTTATGCGGGTATTTGTATACCGGAGGGCCTTATCCTTTAGCGTATACTGGACTTGGAGATCTCTTCGTTTTGATTTTTTTTGGCTTTGTTGCTACTTGTTCAGTCTACTACCTTCAGGCTGGCGTTGTGACAGTGCAGTCTCTTGTTGCAGGTGCGCAAGCCGGACTGCTGGCAACAGTTTTAATCGCAGTGAATAATATGAGGGATATTGAAGGCGATGCTAAAGCAAAAAAATGTACGCTTCCGGTCCGTTTTGGCCTAACCTTTGCAAGGTGGCAAGTCACAGCATTGCTCATCACAGCTTTTGGATTGAATCTTTTTTGGTTTCTTAAAGGAGAGCTTTGGACGGCATTGCTTCCGTTTGCAGCCGCTCCCATAGCGATCTCTCTGATCAAAGGGATTTGGAGCCAAACTCCAGGAGTCATCTATAACCGATTTCTCGAGATGGCTGCTCTGGTTCATATGCTTGTCGGCACCTCAATCGGGATAGGATTAGCGATCTCATGA
- a CDS encoding AMP-binding protein, with protein sequence MLNVIDWESPETHILLNPRMPCEEAQKIHHQLKAFNLSAHVWLATSGTTSRFKCVALSKEAFLISADAVNRHFQLTADDIWIHCLPDFHVGGLGIHARSYRSGAKIVKLSPWNCQKFYQMAIDHSATVSSLVPAQLYDIIQMNCRAPDSYRFTIIGGGVIAKEIFEQSWEMGWNAVPTYGMTECASQVAAAAIGDYDQYQPLEHVSVQLDDAENILIKSPSLLTGYAFPDAEAAAWEDPKNDGWFRTEDQGAIEKGLLQVFGRSSEIIKINGELVNLLQLQLKLETLQTKMKLRGTFAIVPVPHPRSGYTLHLAASEENKNQIISLQETYNEAVLPFEKISRIHQCATIPRTPLGKIIKLIF encoded by the coding sequence ATGCTGAATGTTATTGATTGGGAGTCCCCAGAAACACATATTCTTCTCAATCCGAGAATGCCGTGCGAAGAGGCTCAAAAAATTCATCATCAACTTAAAGCATTCAACCTTTCCGCTCATGTTTGGTTAGCAACTTCAGGAACGACAAGCCGATTTAAATGCGTCGCTCTGTCCAAAGAAGCATTTCTTATCTCCGCAGATGCAGTGAATCGCCATTTCCAACTCACTGCAGATGATATTTGGATCCATTGTCTGCCCGATTTCCATGTAGGAGGACTGGGAATTCACGCAAGATCTTATCGTTCCGGTGCAAAAATCGTGAAACTGTCGCCATGGAATTGTCAAAAATTTTATCAAATGGCAATAGATCATTCGGCAACTGTTTCTTCATTGGTTCCTGCACAGCTTTATGACATTATTCAAATGAACTGCCGAGCTCCAGACTCTTATCGGTTTACGATTATTGGAGGAGGAGTGATTGCAAAAGAAATCTTTGAGCAGTCTTGGGAGATGGGATGGAATGCTGTTCCCACCTATGGCATGACGGAATGCGCCTCTCAAGTGGCTGCTGCAGCTATTGGAGATTATGACCAGTATCAGCCATTGGAACATGTAAGCGTGCAACTTGATGACGCGGAGAACATTCTCATTAAAAGCCCTTCTTTGCTCACTGGATATGCGTTTCCAGACGCAGAAGCTGCTGCCTGGGAAGATCCAAAAAATGATGGGTGGTTCCGAACAGAGGATCAAGGAGCAATCGAGAAAGGGCTGCTCCAAGTTTTTGGAAGAAGTTCTGAGATCATCAAAATTAATGGTGAATTGGTCAATCTTTTACAGTTACAGCTAAAGTTGGAAACGTTACAAACAAAAATGAAGCTTAGGGGAACATTTGCTATTGTTCCTGTCCCACATCCGCGCTCAGGATATACACTGCATTTAGCAGCTTCTGAAGAGAACAAAAATCAGATAATAAGCTTGCAGGAAACATACAATGAAGCTGTTCTCCCTTTTGAAAAAATTTCAAGAATCCATCAGTGTGCAACCATTCCACGCACTCCTCTAGGTAAAATAATTAAATTAATTTTTTGA
- a CDS encoding glycosyltransferase: MLISVVIPTYNQEKYLSQSIQSVLNQTYSSIEILIVNDGSTDNTRALLTEFQSRPGIRIFHQENKGLSAARNLGIRHARGAFIALLDSDDLMAAERLQKQYDALQADSNLDIVYTAVTLIDEEGTALGTMRRESIPPENFLAEEFFRNQVPSPSTIMTKRAVFQTNLFDENLRFGEDLEWILRTAHQDVFHYLDTPLTCYRRHQGNISENLEQLRGIELNILHAYGVEHISACVESSGIQDKPLLKGKILYVMGCLEEASEFLKQSENPLALFYQGNCSFEQGHYQTAVRHYHESLSQQSENAACWNNLGVALLQIGEVAQANQVFAKAMALNPRYLDPKYKRFTRRELRKDLLHYSKS; this comes from the coding sequence ATGCTGATCAGCGTTGTTATTCCCACCTACAATCAAGAAAAATATCTCAGTCAAAGTATTCAAAGTGTTCTTAATCAGACATACTCTTCCATAGAAATTCTTATCGTTAATGATGGTTCAACTGACAATACGCGCGCCTTGTTGACCGAATTTCAATCCCGTCCAGGCATTCGCATCTTTCATCAAGAAAATAAAGGTCTTTCAGCTGCCAGAAATTTGGGAATAAGACATGCTCGAGGAGCTTTCATTGCTTTATTGGATTCAGATGATTTAATGGCAGCTGAACGGTTGCAAAAGCAATACGATGCGCTTCAAGCCGACTCAAACCTTGATATCGTATACACGGCAGTTACGCTGATTGATGAAGAAGGAACAGCTCTTGGTACGATGAGAAGAGAGTCAATTCCACCGGAGAATTTTCTAGCGGAAGAATTCTTCCGTAATCAAGTTCCTTCTCCTTCAACAATCATGACAAAACGTGCTGTTTTTCAAACAAACCTTTTTGATGAAAACTTACGTTTCGGAGAGGATCTTGAATGGATCCTCAGAACAGCTCATCAGGATGTTTTCCACTATCTTGATACGCCTTTGACCTGTTACCGCAGGCATCAGGGCAATATTTCTGAAAATCTTGAACAGTTGCGAGGCATTGAGCTCAACATTTTACACGCTTATGGAGTCGAGCACATCAGTGCTTGCGTAGAAAGCAGCGGAATTCAAGATAAACCCTTGTTGAAAGGAAAAATTCTCTACGTTATGGGATGTTTGGAAGAAGCTTCCGAATTTCTCAAGCAGTCAGAAAATCCTTTAGCGTTATTTTATCAAGGAAATTGCTCCTTTGAACAAGGGCATTATCAGACGGCTGTCCGGCATTATCACGAGTCGCTTTCTCAGCAATCTGAAAACGCAGCCTGTTGGAATAATTTAGGTGTTGCACTGCTGCAGATTGGAGAAGTAGCACAAGCAAACCAGGTGTTTGCCAAAGCAATGGCTTTGAATCCGAGATATCTTGATCCAAAGTACAAAAGGTTTACGCGCCGGGAATTGAGAAAAGACCTGCTCCACTACTCAAAAAGTTGA